The following coding sequences are from one Diospyros lotus cultivar Yz01 chromosome 7, ASM1463336v1, whole genome shotgun sequence window:
- the LOC127805750 gene encoding vesicle transport v-SNARE 12, with the protein MSEVFEGYERQYCELSASLSRKCNSAGLLPDGEEKKQKISEVQTGLDDADVLIRKMDLEARSLQPSLKAVLLAKLREYKADLSKLKREAKKISSAKTGQVSREELLESGMADAESVSMGQRERLAMSTEKVNQSGERIRESRRTMLETEELGGSILQDLHQQRETLLHSHHKLHGVDEAIDKSKKVLTSMSRRMSRNKWIVGSVIVALVLAIIFIIIYKVSHH; encoded by the exons ATGAGTGAGGTCTTCGAAGGGTACGAGCGTCAGTACTGTGAGCTCTCTGCAAGTTTGTCCAGAAAATGTAACTCGGCTGGGCTTCTTCCCGATGGAG aggaaaaaaaacaaaaaatttctgAAGTTCAAACTGGGCTGGATGATGCTGATGTTTTG ATACGTAAAATGGATCTTGAGGCAAGAAGTCTGCAGCCCAGTTTGAAGGCTGTCCTACTTGCTAAGCTAAGGGAATACAAAGCTGATCTAAGCAAGTTAAAAAGGGAAGCTAAAAAAATCTCATCAGCTAAAACTGGCCAGGTTTCCCGCGAAGAGTTGTTAGAATCTGGAATGGCAGATGCTGAGTCG GTCTCTATGGGTCAGCGAGAAAGATTGGCTATGTCAACTGAGAAGGTAAATCAGTCGGGTGAAAGGATCAGGGAGAGTAGAAGAACTATGCTGGAGACTGAAGAGCTTGGTGGCTCCATCCTTCAAGATTTGCATCAGCAACGAGAAACTCTTTTGCATTCCCATCACAAG CTTCATGGAGTAGATGAGGCCATTGACAAAAGTAAAAAAGTCTTAACCTCCATGTCTAGAAGGATGAGCAGGAACAAATGGATTGTTGGTTCGGTAATCGTTGCCCTTGTTCTTGCCATTATCTTTATCATAATTTACAAGGTTTCTCACCATTAA